A part of Chroicocephalus ridibundus chromosome 5, bChrRid1.1, whole genome shotgun sequence genomic DNA contains:
- the EMX1 gene encoding homeobox protein EMX1, with protein sequence MFQPSAKRCFTIESLVGKDTHLSPEEPPRPAALGYPGPATDAAAFAPGFQGAAAAAAGRALYGSAELVFPEAVGHPALPVGPHQLGGSALPHPHSFFGPQHRDPLNFYPWVLRNRFFGHRFQGSEVSQESLLLHGPFARKPKRIRTAFSPSQLLRLERAFEKNHYVVGAERKQLASSLSLSETQVKVWFQNRRTKYKRQKLEEEGPDSDQKKKGSHHINRWRLATKQSSGEDIDVTSND encoded by the exons ATGTTCCAGCCGTCTGCGAAGCGCTGCTTCACCATCGAGTCTCTGGTGGGCAAGGACACCCACCTCAGCCCCGAGgagcccccgcgccccgccgccctcgGCTACCCCGGACCCGCCACCGACGCCGCCGCCTTCGCCCCCGGCTTCcagggcgctgccgccgccgccgccggccgggccctcTACGGCAGCGCCGAGCTCGTCTTCCCCGAGGCCGTGGGGCACCCGGCGCTGCCCGTCGGGCCCCACCAGCTGGGGGGCTCGGCGCTGCCGCACCCCCACTCCTTCTTCGGGCCGCAACACCGCGACCCGCTCAACTTCTACCCCTGGGTGCTGCGGAACCGCTTCTTCGGGCACCGCTTCCAAG ggagcGAGGTGTCCCAGGAGAGCCTGCTCCTCCACGGCCCCTTCGCTCGGAAACCCAAGCGCATCCGCACCGCCTTCTCGCCATCCCAGCTCCTGCGGCTGGAGCGGGCCTTCGAGAAGAACCACTACGTGGTGGGCGCCGAGCGCAAGCAGCTGGCCAGCAGCCTCAGCCTCTCCGAGACCCAG gtGAAAGTGTGGTTCCAGAACAGGAGGACGAAATACAAAcggcagaagctggaggaggaaggaccTGACTCGGATCAGAAGAAGAAAGGTTCCCACCACATCAACCGATGGCGCCTCGCCACCAAGCAGTCGAGCGGAGAAGACATCGATGTCACCTCCAACGACTAA